The genomic window TGTGAATCGGACGGCTATCGGGCGCTTCGAAGATGGTGTTGAACACGTCTTCGACTGAGTCGGTCAGTCCAAACGCGGCATAGATAAACAGCAACAGCCCGATCAAACCAATACTGGCAAAATCCAACTGAGCGACTTTGTCCACGCTGTCACTCAACGCTCGCCGGATACTCGCTTCGGCCATCCGCTCTTTTTCCGCCGGCGTGGGCTCTGCAGTTGTGGGGTCCGCGGCTGTGGTTACGCCGTCGGGGCTGACAATCACCGCATCGCCGGCGGGCAGTGGTTCCGCCAGAGCGGCGGGCGGGTCGGCCGAAACCGCATCGGGTAGGGCCGCGGGAATCGCCGCGGCTTGTTCGTCGGGCACCCCGGCCGGGTCGATCGGGATCACATTGTCGGGCACCACGTCGATGCCCAGCGGCTGCTCACGGACTTCGTAAGCGATGTCGGGAACCCCAAAGAAGGCGTACAGTTGGCCTTCGACACGCTCGCGAACTTCGTCCATGCCGCCAACGATGTTGAACATCACCAGCCCCAACACGGCCAGCGGGATGAGGGCAAAGATTGTGCGGTAGGTCAACTCGGCGGCCATCCCCTGGGCGCGGTGCCGCTGCAGCACGCGCCAACAGTGGCTGACCAATTCCCAGGAAAACCGCACCTGCCGTTGCCGACGAGTCAATTCTTCTCGCGGTCGCCGCACGGCGTCCGCAACGTATCGAATGGCTCGTCGGACCATGGCTCACTTGTCGCTCACTTTTGGGCCTGCGCCGTGCTCGCGGCGGGCACCGCAACTTCGATCGGTTTCATCGGATCGGCGCCGATGGTTCCCACCAATTCTTCGACAAAACTGTCGGCACGAACGCGTTGGAGTTGTTGTTGAGCATATTCTAATCGACCGCCGATATTCATTTGCTCGATCGCGTCGCCATGGTGCGTATTTTCCGCATAGGCCTTCAGCTCCTCCACCACACGCGACCAACGCTGGACGTCGCGTTGCTGCTTGGTCCGCAGCCGTTCGCGATACCAATCGCTTTCCAACAGGTACTCGCGAGTGAACATCCCGCGGACTTCCTCGCTGCGGATGTCGTGCCCGTTCCAGTGCCCGTGCACCATAATGTGCAGGATCGCTTGCAGGGGCGGACACGCCGATTGCAAACTGCCGTCGTCCAGATAGCGCTGAGCGACCTTCCGCTGCGCTTCGGCGATATGCAGGATGCCATCGGTAAAGGATTCGGCGTCCTGCAACTCGGGACGCAGAATACTATCGCTGAAGACTTTGCTGGGATTGTCAAACACCCGAGCGGCATAGCGACGCACAAAGCGACCGGTGATCCGATACCCCAAGCGGCTGGCCGGAATCGTCTCTCCCTCGTGTTCAAAGTCTTCCAGCGGTTCCAACATGCCATCGCGAATCATGGCTTGCGGATCCCGTTCATGGGGTCCCATCCGGCACCACAGTTCAGGAATCAACAAACTGATGTCGTGGCCGACTTCGAAATGCGGGCCCACATGTCCGGCGGCGGTGCTAAAGCCCCCCAAGCCGGTCAGAATCATGCCCACCAAGGCGGCGTTCAGGTCCGCGGTCGGGACCAGGGCATTAAACGGCCCCTTGGTCAACGCGCCTTCGCTGCCGGCTCCGGTCGTGCTGGGGCTTTTGCCCGTCAACGAACAAATCCAATCCATGCACAACTCGGGCAGTTCCTGATAGTGCAAGGGATTATAGACGGCCAGCGAACGGATCCCGGCTTGCTTGTCCGGCGGATTGTTGCGACGGCCAGCCAACACCGCGCCCACAACCCGAGTAACGGCTTGATCGACGGGCGTTTTACGGAACAGTCGCATCCCGCGTTCGGCGATGTAAGTTGCGCGAGCATGCACCAGATCGGGGCGGTCTTGCAGGTAGCGTGGGTTTTTGGTGACCCGGCCGTCGGGCATCACCCGCGGATGAGCGCTACTGGCCACATACCCGCTGTCACGTTCGGCGGCCTGTTGCAGCAACTGCTGCATGGGCTCGGTGTATTGGTCAAAATCGATCACGTCTTCGACCAACTCATTGGCCTGAGCGGCGGTCAGCGGTTGGAAGTTGCTGATGAAGCTGCCCGGCTGCGACAGATCCAGCTCGGTCTGTTTGTCCAAACCGCGATGGATGGCGTCGTCGGGTCGTTGGAACAAGCGGTACTCACAGTTTTCCAAAAACTTGTAGCTACCCGCTTCCGCCACCCCGGCCCCCACCGGCCCCACGTTCCGCGCCGGCACGATCGTGCTGGCCGTAATATCGTCCTCGCACTGCACTTTGGCGGCGGGAATGAAATCCTGTCGCAACTTAAAGGTCCGCCAACTGCCTTCGTGCAAGCCCACCCGCAAGTAGGTTCCCACCAGGTCTCGACGGCCCAGTTTTAATTGATGCCCCTTAGTGCCGTTGACAATGTCAACGCCGAAGTGCTCTCGCCAATTGGCTTCCATACCGGGCTTGGTAAAGCGTTTGATGATCAGCGCCAAGCTGTAAATATGCTCGGGGATGGAATCCAACCAAGCGTTGTATTCGTCGCTGTATTCGCTGGTCGGCGTCAGCAACTGGATCACGCTACCGAGGCTGCGGCTGGGGTCCAACAGTGTCCGGCTAACGGTTTTGGAATAGTCCGGTTTGTCTTCGTATTCGGGATGCCAGCGATTCCGGTAGTCCTTCTTGAACAGCTCGTCCAGCTGCTCGAAGTCTTTCTCTTGGTCGGCGACAAAGATTGGCCCGTACAACATATAGTCGCGTAGGCTCTTACTGATTTCGCTCTTGCCACCGCCGCTGACCGTGCAGGGCTTGTGGCACATGATGCCTTCGCCCACGGTTCCGACCAATCGCCAGGACGGAGCGGCGTGGTGTTTTTCCAAGCGGATCTGGTAACCGCTGGGCGCCATGTAAACGTTTTCGGGTGACAAGCGAATACGCTGCTCCTGGCCATCCTTCTCCCACTTCACACACCGTTCCAGCTGTGACACGATGGCGTCTTCGGGGATGTAAATCAGCGTCGGGAAGTTGCGGTCGATGCCATAGCCTTCGGGACGCACGTCGATGAATGAGCTGTATTCCCGAGCCACTTCGGCAAACGTCCCATCGTTGTAGCGACGGCTGTTAACGCGGAACTCGTCGCCCAGCGAGTACGACGCAAAGGCTAACGCACCGCCAGCGTGCTCCTCTTCCACACCGCCCATCATATTGGCGGCGTAACTGATCTGCGTTTTGACTTCCTTCTTGCAATAACCGTAATAGTTATCGGCGATCAACGTGATCATCACCCCGCTTTCATCGCGACAGGTCAGCTTGAAGGCCGAACCGTCGTTGTAGCGTTCCTCGGGATCTTCCCAGCACATCCGGTCTTGTTGCTGCCGCGGGGTCGCTTTGCTGATGTGCGGCAACCCCAGCTCCTTTTTGGTCAAACGGGTCAGGTGCGTCGCCAGGATCACACACCCGGTATGCCCGCTCCAATGCCGCGCGTCCAGCCCGGCGTCGTTGTCCGGGATCAGCGGATCGCCCGCATTGCCAAAGATCGATTCCACGAAGTCCAGGTTGCTGACCAAACTGGCCGGAGCAAAAAACCGCGTCTCCATCGTCTGCTTGCGACAGTACCCGGGCACCTCGGGGCGAACCAAGGGACGCAGCAGCAACGACACCCAGGTATACGCCGGTTGCTCGCTGTTGGCCGTGTAAGGCAGTAGCTGTGAATCTTTAGGCGGCTGCATGGCAGCCCGGAACAGGGCTACAAATGTTTCCTTGGGCACGGCGCGTTTATCACCGGGGATCGGCAGCCCCCCTTCGACAACGTGAAACGTGCCAGCAGTCGTGCGGCGGTCGTGCACCGGGTTATTGACGATCCCATTAGCAACCCGCGTCGATTCCACCAGTTCGTTCTCGAAACGATCCTCCTGGGAGGGCAGACTCATCTCGCGCGCCATCCCGTGGCGATCAAGAACCAGGGTGCGGGCCGGCAAACGCAACGGCTCGGCAGCCGTTTCTTGCTCAAAATACTTCGCCAAAAAAGATTCAATTCGCCGATCCACCGGCGCACGATGCTCGGCCAACAAGCGACTTTTCTCTCGCAAATTTTCCAACATGCCACGAGAAAACGCCGCCAATCCTCGATCCGATTCGCCGATATCCGCAGGCAACAACCCGGCCGATGCCAACTGCAACGCGATGTAGCTCAACAGATGCTCGCGTTCGGTCGGATCGGTCCACACCGATCGCTTCCACCCCAGAGCTCGTTGCAATTCTTCGTGGTCAAACTGCGATAACATGATCGGCCCTTCCCTCATAACGCGTCCGGAATCAAATCTCACACCGGCTAGCGTATCATCGTCCGTCGGCACGGTCGATGCGGTAGCAATCCACCGATAGAGGGACAGGTCCACGGCAAACAGAACTGCCCTTAAAGCCACCTAAGGAGGCGGTACGATACGTAGCGCCGCAGTAAAGGACCAAAGGGATGGAAAGGACCTAAGGGATGGAAAGGACCTAAGAGACCCATCGGCTGAGTTGACGCTTGCGCCGTCCTTTGCGTCCCTGAGGTCCTTTTCGTCCTTCAGTCTCGCCGTTTCGTTTTGGCGGGGACGATTGGGCACACGGGCCGGGGGCCCATGCTACGGGTTCTACACGGGCCAGGGACCCATGCTACGGGTTCTACACGGGCCGGGGGCCCATGCTACTTGGGGGCGGGGTTTGCAACTGAAGTGTTTCTCCGGTCAATGGCGAAACGAACGACAGCTTCCAGGCGTGCAGCGCCATCGGCGTCTGACAAACCGTCAAGGTCTGCGTATCACCTAATTGCTGATTCGCCAAATACACCGGATCACCCAGCACGGGCAGCCCCAGGTGCCATAGGTGGACGCGAATCTGATTGGTGCGGCCGGTGATCGGTCGAGCTTCCAACAAGGCCGTACCATCATCAAGACGCTGCCGCAGGCAAAACTCCGTGCGAGCCGACAAGCCCTGCGGATCAACGACGCGGCCACCGGCCAACGTCACGTCACGACCAATCGGCGCGTCGCAAACAAAGCGGTCCTCGGCCGGATGCCCCTGGCAGCGGACCAGATACACCTTTTCCACCACCGTGGTTTGAAACTGCGGCTGCAACTGCCGCGCAAAGGCCTGCGTTCGCGACAACACCACGATCCCCGTCGTGTTGGCATCCAGCCGATGCGCCGGACGCAATACCTGCGGCGCGTAGAGCGAATTTAAAATCGAAACCAAGGTGTTGCGATTGAAGCGACCGCAGGGATGCATCGGCAGCGGCGCCGGTTTATTGACCGCCACAATCGCTTCGTCTTCGAACAGGATTTCGATCGAGGCGTCGACGTCGGGTTCGACCGTATCGGGGATCACGTGCAGGAATTGTTCGCCGCCACGCACGATCCGCGGCGCCGCCACCCGCTGCTCGCCGCCACGTCCAACGGCCTGCACAATCCGGCCGGCAGCAAAGCTCGCTTGCCAATGCTCGCGCGAGACGTGTGGATGCATCTCCGCGAGACAGTCCAACAAACTGCGCCCATCGAACCGCGCCGGTACGTTGATCGGTCGCCGGTTCACATACGGCACACTACCCGGCAACGGCTGGGTGATCTGCTGCAGCATGGCGTGCCGTTTTTCGATTCGCCGTCGCATTTGCTGCTCGGGCGTCGCATAACAGTACGGACAGGACTGGCCGACCACATACTCGGGGCATTGCTGCTCTTCCGACGTCAACACGGCCTGGCAAGCGTAGCACTGCGCGGCTTTGGTGGGCTGCAATTGAGGATCTAGGGCAACGCGATCGTCAAAGACAAAACAATCGCCGTCATAATGGGCTTCGCCGCAGGTTTCAAAATACTTGAGAATGCCGCCGTCCAGCTGAAACACGTTCTGAAAGCCTTTACCCTGCATCAACGGGCCCGCCTTTTCACAGCGAATCCCACCGGTGCAGAACATCACCATGGGTTTTTCTTTCAGATCTTCCGGCAAGGCATCGACGGCAGCCGGGAAATCGCGGAAGTGGTCCACGCCAATGGGCTGGGCCGACTCAAAAGTCCCCAGCTTGATCTCGTAGTCATTGCGAACATCCAACAGCGTGACGTCGCGGCCTTCGTCCAACCACTGCTTCAACTCCGCCGGCGACAATTTGGGCGAAGTGCGACGGCGGGGATCGATGTCCTCCACACCAAACGCAATGATTTCCTTTTTCAGCTTGACCAACATGCGGTTAAACGGCTGATGGTCGCTGTAGCTTTCCTTGATCTCAATATCGGCAAACTCTTCCATCCCCCGCAACCACTCGACCCAACGGCGAAGCTGATCCGGATCGCCGGCGAGAAAGCAATTGATGCCTTCGGGGCTGAGCATTACCGTGCCGCGCAGCTCGTGCTGGCGGCACATTTTGCGGAACACTTCACGTCGCTCGGGCAGCCCCTCAAGCGACACAAACTTGTAAGCGGCGATATTGAGAATCGGGCTGGTCATGGCGTTTCTTACTTGCCGGTGACCGCAAACGTAAACTCGTTGGCACCACTTTTCACGTCGGCGGTTAGGCCGGCGGTATCCGGATTGGAGTATTTCTCGGCGACGATGTACTTGCGAGTCCCCTCGGCGCCCGGCGGAGGTTCCGTGCCGTAGTTGGGGGAATTGATGTCGCTGTAGGAGGTATCCACGCCCACCATTTCGCTCTTGGAAACCGTCACTTTATAGACACCGACCTTGGCCCCATCACCGGGATCAAACGTGGTCAAGGTGAAATTGCCGCTGGCATCGGTTACGCCCGACGCACCCTGCTCTCCATGAAACACGACCATGGCGCCTTCAAGCGGCGCCCCATCCAGTGTGACCGTACCGGTGACCGGCTCCAAATCGACGCCGGGATTTTTGTCCCCACCACCACATCCGGCGGTCACAAGCAAGGCGGTGGCTACCAGAGCGGACGAGAGCGATTTCCAGACATGCAACATAGTGATTGGGTCCCCGAGGGAATGAACGTACGGATACGGATGAACAGAAAGTAGTATGGGATGTAAAAAAAGCCGAGCACCGAAGTGCTCGACTTTGCTTGTTGATCTTAAACCCACCGATGGGCCTTAGGGAAGGACAACCGTTTCTCCGGCCGTCCGAGTGCCCATCGCACCCCAGACACCGAAGGGGCTGTCCAAGCTGGTGCGGCCGGGGTCCGGGTCGGATGCATCGCCAGTATCGACCGTTTCGGCGACGAATCGCACCGAACCATCGACCAGCGTAACTTGAACGCCACCAGGGTGCCAAGAGTAGGCCGAGAACACCGCATTGTTGTTGTCTTCGGGGCTGCCATTGGAGCAAGAAGGCGAATTAGGTCCCAACACCGTGGTGAAGCCGGTGTAGACAGGATACGAATCAGCCCAGCGATTACCGCGGAGGTAACTGTTGTGCGTTCCGCTTCCAGCGGTACCCAAGAATCGGCTCTTATCGGTCGGATCGACTGCGGCTTTGCAGATCACCGGACGACTACCATGCACATCCATTCCCTGTAACACGCCACCGGCCACTTCGCGATTGTCGCCACCGTAAGAAGGCGATTGGACGATTTCTGAAAATGCCAACGTGTTACTGGCTCCGTCTTTGATATTCGACATTTTTAATGGCCGATTCCCCAAGAACAAACCGCGTCCACGTTCAAATTCCCAAGTCCACAACTCGGTCGTACGATCACCTCTGTTTCCAACATAGCTGGTTTTGCCGCGGTCTCGGTCTTGCAAATTGCCGTCAGAAGGACAAGCCAGCGTAGGCAAATTGATGTCGAAATAGGTCGACGAACTCCAAGGCACACCCGTCTGCCCGTTGTTAGCCTGAAAGTCATCGTACAGAGCTTGCTGCTCGAAGAACGGCAACATACCCACAAAGAATGACAACCGTTCACGATTCTGATTGGGACCCGCATCGGTGCCCGAAGTTCCCGGAGGGAACACCGAATAGGTGTCGTGGTAATTGTGCAGGGCAAGACCCAACTGTTTCATATTGTTGCCACAGCTCATGCGGCGGGCCGCTTCGCGAGCCGCTTGGACGGCGGGCAGCAATAAGCCGACCAACACGCCAATAATGGCAATCACGACCAATAATTCGACCAGTGTGAACCCCGGCCTGTTAAATCTGCGCATCAGCGTCGCTCCAAGAAAATGGCAAGAGAAGAATCGTGAATCAAAGAAGAATTATGACTCCCTAATCCGCTTATTGTAGGGCGGAACCGGCCATTGAGCAATCACTTATTTTGACAATGCTGCAATAAATGGGGGTGCACCGACGGCAGCCAGGGGGGCACGATAAGGACCGGAGGGACGGAAGGGACCTTTGGTTGTCGTTTTGGTCGCTTCCTGTTCCATTGCCCTACGGTCACACGGGCCGGGGGCCCATGCTACTGCCCTACGGCCTTGCCGCCCCTACTTCAGGCAGCTCGATGCGTCCGACTTGGGGGATTTCCTCTCGCGCCACGGGCGTCAGCTGAAATTCTTCGTCTGCGGCGTCCACGATCGCTTCATCGATCATGCCTTGCTCTTCGGACAGCCCGTCGTCCAGAGCCACGCCGCCGACGGTTTGGAGCGTGATTTCGCCAGGATCGACCCACAACCCCTCGGCGGTC from Roseimaritima ulvae includes these protein-coding regions:
- a CDS encoding sulfurtransferase, whose protein sequence is MTSPILNIAAYKFVSLEGLPERREVFRKMCRQHELRGTVMLSPEGINCFLAGDPDQLRRWVEWLRGMEEFADIEIKESYSDHQPFNRMLVKLKKEIIAFGVEDIDPRRRTSPKLSPAELKQWLDEGRDVTLLDVRNDYEIKLGTFESAQPIGVDHFRDFPAAVDALPEDLKEKPMVMFCTGGIRCEKAGPLMQGKGFQNVFQLDGGILKYFETCGEAHYDGDCFVFDDRVALDPQLQPTKAAQCYACQAVLTSEEQQCPEYVVGQSCPYCYATPEQQMRRRIEKRHAMLQQITQPLPGSVPYVNRRPINVPARFDGRSLLDCLAEMHPHVSREHWQASFAAGRIVQAVGRGGEQRVAAPRIVRGGEQFLHVIPDTVEPDVDASIEILFEDEAIVAVNKPAPLPMHPCGRFNRNTLVSILNSLYAPQVLRPAHRLDANTTGIVVLSRTQAFARQLQPQFQTTVVEKVYLVRCQGHPAEDRFVCDAPIGRDVTLAGGRVVDPQGLSARTEFCLRQRLDDGTALLEARPITGRTNQIRVHLWHLGLPVLGDPVYLANQQLGDTQTLTVCQTPMALHAWKLSFVSPLTGETLQLQTPPPSSMGPRPV
- a CDS encoding carboxypeptidase-like regulatory domain-containing protein; translation: MLHVWKSLSSALVATALLVTAGCGGGDKNPGVDLEPVTGTVTLDGAPLEGAMVVFHGEQGASGVTDASGNFTLTTFDPGDGAKVGVYKVTVSKSEMVGVDTSYSDINSPNYGTEPPPGAEGTRKYIVAEKYSNPDTAGLTADVKSGANEFTFAVTGK
- a CDS encoding DUF1559 domain-containing protein, with the protein product MRRFNRPGFTLVELLVVIAIIGVLVGLLLPAVQAAREAARRMSCGNNMKQLGLALHNYHDTYSVFPPGTSGTDAGPNQNRERLSFFVGMLPFFEQQALYDDFQANNGQTGVPWSSSTYFDINLPTLACPSDGNLQDRDRGKTSYVGNRGDRTTELWTWEFERGRGLFLGNRPLKMSNIKDGASNTLAFSEIVQSPSYGGDNREVAGGVLQGMDVHGSRPVICKAAVDPTDKSRFLGTAGSGTHNSYLRGNRWADSYPVYTGFTTVLGPNSPSCSNGSPEDNNNAVFSAYSWHPGGVQVTLVDGSVRFVAETVDTGDASDPDPGRTSLDSPFGVWGAMGTRTAGETVVLP